CGGCATGCTCCAAGAAGGGATCTGCGACCTCGGCATGGCCACCGACCTTCGAATTCGTGCCGGGAGTATCCAGCAGCTCGAAATTTCGCAGGTAGTCGATGTCGCGGCGGCACTCGATCAGGAGATCGCTGGCCGGTCGGTCGGCATTTTCACCATAGCGGTAAAGCCGGACTTCCGTGGTAAGCGGGACGGGGCCGGAGGGGCAGAGTGCCTCTCCCACGAGACCATTCAACAATGAGGATTTCCCGGAATTCACCTCGCCGACGGCGGCGATGAGAATAGGACGGGAAAGAACCGGAACGGGATGTTCCGGTTCTTCTTCCAAGGCGACCTCGCCCGCGAGATCGCCAATCCAAGTCAGCAATTCCGACAGGCGGTCCCTGACCGCAAAATAGCGCTCGCCGGGCATCGTGACTCCTCAGCCGCCCGACTTCTCATTGACCCGCCGCGATCGGACCGGCCGGAGCCGGTGGAGCGGCCATGGCCAGCAACTGGGACACGGTCACGAACTTGTAGCCCTTGCGCAGCAGCCCATCGAGGGTCGCCGGCATGGCATCCACGGTGCCGCCGTGGAGGTCGTGTGCCAGGATGATGGCTCCCGGCGTGGTCTGGCTATTGATGCGGGAAGTGATGACCGAGGCACCCGGGCGCTTCCAATCGAGCGGATCGACGGACCAGAGGATGGTCGGGTAGCGCAGCTCGGAGTGGACCAGCTCGCGCTGGCGCTGGAGCAGCGCGCCGTATGGCGGGCGCATGGTGCGGGGCTGGACGCCGGCGGCACGGGCCACGGCATCGCGGCACTTGGTAAGTTCCTCACGCAGCGCGGAGTCGCTGAGCTTGCTCAGGATGGGGTGCGTGTAGCTGTGGTTGCCGATTTCGTGGCCTTCCGAAACGGTGCGGCGCAGCACGTTCGGGTAGAGATCCACATTCCGGCCGATCACGTAAAAGGTCGCCTTGATGTTGCGCTCGCGGAGCATGTCCAGCAGGCGCGGCGTATTCTTCGGGTGCGGGCCGTCGTCGAAGGTCATCGCCACATAGGGCTGGCTGACGGCGACGCGGGAGAAAGTGATGCCACCGCTGCCGCCGGAGGCGGGCAGGTTCATGTCCGGATTCCGCGGAACCGGACCCTGCACCTTCGGGGTGCGGTACTCACGGTTCGGAGCGGTGCGGGCCGGAGCGGCCGTGGGGTCCTGCGCGGCGGCTTGGGGACCCGGCTGCGGCTTTTCGGAGGAGGCCATGGAGCAGCTGCTACCAAGGGCAGCACTGATCACCATGAAGGTGCGGCGCGAGAGCTTCGGCATGCCGGATTCGCCGTCTTGAGCGTTATTGAAAATCTTGTAGCCGAGGGTCTCGATCGGATTCTTCATGGAGGAATTGGCGACTTTTGGGGCTGGGAAATTTCGGGCAGCTTACCGGAGGAGGAGGCGATGTCACGCCTGCATTTCCAACAGCTTGATCACAAGAAACGCCTAAGGATCGGGGCCAATTTGCCCACCGTTTCAACCGGCCAGAGCGGCTGCGGCGTCATGATGGCACCATCCAGGGAACGATGCTCCGGCCACTCGGGATTCTGCGGAATCAAGGGGATCGCACGGGAGATGATCCGCTTGGCCGCGGATACGTTTGCATGAAGATGGGCGATGACGGCCTCCGCGGTGACGGGCTCCTCCTCGACCTTCCAGCAATCGTAGTCGGTAATCATCGCAAGGGTGGCTAGGGCAATCTCCGATTCCCGGGCGAGCTTGGCCTCGGGCAGATTGGTCATGCCGATCACGTCGAAGCCGAGCTTGCGATTCGTCTCGCTTTCCGCCCGGGTAGAGAAAGCGGGGCCATCCATATTCACATAGGTGCCGCCGAAGTGAACCCGCGCTCCTTCTCCCTCGGCCGCGGAGTGAAGGATCTTCCGCATGCCCTGGCTGACAGGATCCGCGAAGGCGACGTGGGCGACGATACCATTTCCGAAGAAGGTGTGCTGCTCGCGTCGGCTGGTGCGGTCGAAATACTGGTCCGGCAGGACGATATCACGCGGGTGATACTCCTCTTTCAGGCTGCCCACCGCGGTGACGCAGATGAGGAAGCGGACGTCGAGCGAGCGGAGAGCCCAGAGATTGGCGCGATGATTGATTTCGGTCGGGAGCAAACGGTGGCCGCGTCCGTGACGAGGGAGGAACCAGACCTGGCGGCCGGCCAAGGTGCCACCGACCAAGGCATCCGAAGGCGCACCAAAGGGTGTCTCGATCACGCGCTCCTCCGCTTTCTCGAATCCCTCGATCTCATAAAGACCGCTCCCGCCGATGATGCCGATTGCCGCTGCCATGGTCAGGGGTCTAGCACGCCGGAGCTTTCCAGCAAGATTTCCGGCCCCGGCTTCATTGCCAATTCATGATTCCGTGGGAGACGGATGGGCCGGGTCGTGCCATGGTAACGTGAATTCCGATGTCTTTTCGCCCTACTCCTCCGTTGATCCTGTTAGTTCTCGCGCTTTGCGCTTGCCGGGGAGAGGACGACAAGAAGCAGGATAAGGCCGTGCCCGGAACCCCGCGATCAGAATACCGCAACCTGCCGGGCCCCGCTCGCGCCAAGGCAGCCGCGGCGCAGGTGCGGCCTGAATTGGAGAGTGCTCTGACGGCCAAGGGCCTCCATTTCGGCGATCCGGTTTTCATCCGGGCCTTCAAGGAAGAAAAGGAGCTGGAGCTGTGGGTCCGCCGCCGGGATAGCGGGAAGTACGAGCATTTCCGTACTTGGGATGTCTTCGCGATGCCTGGGAAGCTGGGACCGAAGCAGGCCGAAGGAGATGGCCAGGTGCCGGAGGGCTTCTACTTCGTGCCGCCACGGGCGATGAAGCCGGACAGCGACTATCATCTGGCCTTCAATATCGGTTACCCGAATTCCTACGATCAGGCCAAGGGCTGGACCGGGAGCTTCATCATGATCCACGGCGACCAGATCTCGATCGGCTGCCTGGCCATGTCGGACGAGAAGATCGAGGAGATCTACACGCTCTGCGACGCGGCGCACCAAGGCGGGCAGGAGTTCTTCCGCGTGCACCTTTACCCCTTCCGCATGACGGCGGAGCGGATGGCAAAGGCGGAGACCGACGGCAGCCCGTGGCTCGATTTCTGGAAGAACCTGAAGGAGGGCTACGATTTCTTCGAGCGGGAGAAGACCCCGCCCGAAGTCGCCGTGGAAAACGGGCTCTACCGGCTCAAATAACCGTCTGGAGCGGTCCGCCCGAAAAGGGCTTTCACACTTGGCCGCTGGAGCACGAGGATGGTGAAGACGCCGAGCGCGGTGCCAAGCGGCACATTGATGCACGAGATGCAGGCGATCACGAAACAGAAGGTCCAATTCCTCCGGGCGCTGATCGAGCGGCCCGCCACGATAAGGCAGACCGCGAAGGCCCATGCAAGCAGGACGACGACCGACCCGAAGATGATAAACAACCATCCGAACTCTGCCGGCGGTGGCGGACTGGAAGCCGAGCCTGGGGGAAAATGCCCGGAAACCATCCAAGCCCCTAAGGCGATGTGCACGATCGGCAAGCAGCCCATGAGCGCGGTGATCCCGCCCAACACGTAGTGGAAAACCGCCAATAGCTTCAGGTGCTCCGCGTCCTGGAATGCCTGGGGATGGGGAGGAGGGCCGGGTTCATGCATCGCCTGAGTGAGCCGGATTTCCCGGTTTTCCGCGACTCCAAAGGGTCCCTTTCTTTGCAGCCATCGGTTTTTGACTTCCTCACCCGGAACCGCTAAACCCTGCGCCGCAGCAGACAAAAAGGCACCCGTAGCTCAGTTGGATAGAGCATCCGCCTTCTAAGCGGATGGTCACTGGTTCGAATCCAGTCGGGTGTGCTTAGCCGATCCTTCCCCCTCAGCAGGGTGGCTACATTTGGTGCCACAATCGAGGAACCGCAAGAGGCTTTCAGAATCAACAGATTCAGTTTTAAGAAAAGAACCCGTTGCCGCTGTTGGCTTCTGGGTTCATTTCAAAAGCTTGCACATCGCTTCCCAATTACCATTTCCGAAGATGCAGGAAGCTAGATGGCCTCCAGCATCCCACTTAAAAGGCGCAGAACTCAATGCTTCGGCAATATTTGTGAAATTATTCACTTTTATCGGCCAACGCTCGAGCATTCCCCCTCAAGACGATGCTATCTCCCACCGTCACAACATCTTTGACACGCGTGACGTGCCATTTGACCATCGGCGTTTTCTCCTTCTTGGCGAACATTGCGAATAGCCCTTTAGCTCGCGAAGGCAAAAGTATCCCGCGTGCAATACCTAAGTATCCAGCAACTGCAGCTTGGGGATTTTCGGCAAGATCACCTCCGACAAACTCCTCCAGTTCATCCTGACTTACGGGAACACCAGCTTCATTCAGCTCATGACAAAGAGCCGCTCTACCGATATGTATTTCGATTGAAAGTTCCCCTGCCTGTTCGAGATCCAAACCGATTTCCGCAGGATTGACAATCGCACCGCCGATAACGATTCGGGTATTTCGCTGTGCGGAATCGATAAATGACTCCGATGTATTATTCGTCATGATCAAAGGCCCTCCGAAATTCCATATCCAATCTCGCACGCGGTGAAGCGGAGCGCAACCCGGGGGAGGCGGGCGGCGACAGCCGCCACGTACGCACGGGCCGGGCGGCGGGCGCGGGGGAGATTGGGCGCAAGCGAACTGAAGTGCGGGCTGGCGCGGGGGCTTTGCAGCGGCGCGGAGCCTGACTTTCGGGAGGCGGAACTCCCAGCGGCGGGCGCGGGCCGGAGGGACTTTTCCTTAATGGAGACAGACAAAATACATGGCCACGGAGTTTTGGTCGCGCTGACTTTTGAGTGTCACGATTCACATGAAATCAGCGGCCATTCGCATCGCAGAAAAAGCCACGTAAGCATCCGATGGATCGGGATACGACGCCTCCTCTCCAGCAAGCCAATCATCAAGAGAGTCGTCATTATCCCTAATTAATTCCTTAAGGGATGACTTAATATGTTCGGGCGCTTTTTCAGCCAAGCGTTCGCGTTCCAAGTCATCTGAAATTCCCCAGAATCTCGCGTAAGGAATCAAGTGACGAAGATTGACGGGCACATCATTGACGTCAAAATCAACTGCTGGGCTTTCGGAAATGAAAGAGCCGTATTCTGTTTTTATGTCTTTTTCCATACGCTCATCTTGTAAGGGCACCCTTCATGCGCTCAAACCAATCCCAATAGTCCTGACGCATCCCACCGGGAACACCTGCCGCATCAAACATACCCTCGGATAAAATCCTCATGTTAGGCTCACTCAGTTTCTTCCAATCAAACACGCCTCCCATACTTCTTCTCATGTCCGCCCTCCTTCACTATCGTCCGCAACATGTCATTGCAAGGCTGCTAGAAACTCCTCCTCAAAATCCTGAAACGACTCAAAATCTCTCGGTGAAAGCTCAACACTGAATGACTTATTGGTTACATTCAAACATTCCGAGTAAACCTCTTGTATATCAAATCCGAGCTTAAGAGCAGCCCGCCCTTCTCGCCCAAGAACTATAGCATCGAGAGATTTTCTTAGCTCAAATAAATTGGACTCACCATCAAATTCAAAGCGACCTGCACACAAGGAAAACCCGTCCGAATTTAGACAAAAGTCTGACAACCCATCAAGACCTTGGAGACACTTGAGAATCTCCTCTTGGTTGAAAACAGCCCCATTTGCAGGATACAAAAATAGAGAATTCATCTTACAATAATTCGACCATCGGAGGATCACCAGAATCAACGACTCAAAGCCTATCTCTCCAGCAATCACAACAAAGAACTTAAAGACCCAGCACAGGAAACCACATCACCAGAAGGAAAATCACCTTTTTTGTACATCATCCAGAGGCCATTCACCCAAGGAATTTCCAATTGGGCCACGAGCACTCTTCCGAACATTTCAAAATCATCCGAAACAAGACCCGCGCAGTCCGGATCAAGGGTAATCTCAAATACCTTTTTATATACCACCCCCTCAGGAAATCTATCGATTCAAGCTCAGGCTTGCTGAACGACACCGCGGACAATTGTTTAAAGCTTTCCAGCCAACGAGCTTCGAAGCGCTCTTCGTATCGCTCTCCAATCCTTTCTCCATAACGATCGAACACAGTTGATATCAAAATATCACCTCCAGCAATCAACTCCAACATCGACTCAATTGTGTTCATAGCCAAATACCCTTAAATTATAGATCCAGAATATCAGCCGCCTCCGCGTGTCGCCGATGAGCCGGGAACGTAAGGTTCAGGGGCCACCTTGGGCGGGGGATTCTGCGCTTCCTCGGTTAGGGTTGCGAGCCATGCCACGAGGTCCCGGACTTCACGGGGGGTGAGACCGTGAGCCATGGGAGGCATCGGAGAGATCGCTGCCGGGACGGCGGCGAGATCGGATTTCTTCACACGCCACACCTTGCCGTCCGCGGCGATGTCCAAGTGCTCCGGGCCATCGCCTTCCAGCAAGCCGCCCAGTGTGCTTTGATCCTTGAAGGTGACGGCGATCGCACCGAAGCCCGGGGCGATGCTCGCGCTGGGATCAAGGATGGATTCCATCAGGAAGCCGCGGTCGTGACGCCTGGCAATTCCCGCGAGATTGGGGCCCGCGTTGCCGCCATTGGCATGTGCATCGTCGGCCGCGCGATGGCAGCGGACGCATTGCCCGATAGGATGGCCGGAGAAGATGGAGAAGCCCTTCGCGGCATCCCCCCCTTCAAGCGAAGTGTTCCATTTTGCCAGCGGCTCCGCCGAAGTGGAGATCTTGCCAAGGCAGGCGGCCAAGGCTTCACGGACGGACGCCGAGTCCCGCTTTTCCGCGGCCTCTAGCAACTCCAGGGCGGTGAAGGATTTTCCGGACGCCACAGCGAGCGCGGAAAGATGTTCCAAGAAAAGCGCATCCACCACTTCACCGGAAAGTCCGGCGAGCAAGGCCCAGGATCTTTGCGCGCGTGGCGTGCCCGGACCTGCGACGGCTTTCCCGAGATGAGCGACTGCCCCGCGCGGCTCGATCACTGCCAGTTGCGACATCGCGGCGATGAAGACGTCGTCATTCCCGTCTCCTGCGAGTTCTTCCAGAAACTCCTTCAGGTTCGGGGAACTCCTGCCGGCGAGCAGTTCGATCGCCTTCGCCCTGCCCGCAGCGGGTAGCGAGGGATCGGCGGCGATGCGGCGGAAATCGGCATCTCCCAGAGAGCTCGCATCAAGCTGGTATTTCTCCATGTAGCCGAGCGCTGCGGTCAGCATCATCCCGTCCTGCTTCAACATGCCGGGAAGGGCGGCATGGAGTGCCGCGCGGATCTCATCCACCGGTAGTGAAGTACGAGGTCTATAGTGGCCCGTAAGCTGGTCGTTGGTCTGGGAGATTTCCCAGACGGAAACCAGGCGCAGGGCTTCCTTCCGGATCTCCTCCGGCAGCCCGGTATTGCCCGCGGCCTCCAGCACCCTTTGAAGATTCGGGATATCGCCGAGGCGGAAGGAATTGTGAAGGAGGCGCCGGAGCATGTAGGGTGCCAGCGGGCGGGCGAGCGGTTGCTCCAGCAGCTTCGCAACCACGGGCCGCAGCGCGTGCAGGTCTTCATCACAGATGGCGCGGATCGCTTCATCCGCCACCGCGGGTGACTTGTCTTCCACCAAGCCTGCGATCCGCGGATCTCCGCCGCGACGCATGGCAACGACCACGGCGGTTCTCACGGCAGCGGAATCGTCACCGGCAAGCGCGCCCAGATCCGCCCCGCGATTCGCAAGTTTTTCCAGCGCCAGGATACCCGCGTGGCGGAGCCATGGATCCTGATCGGCATTCTGAACGAGCAATTGCCGGACGAGGCCGATCTGATTTGGCTGCCCGCAGCGCGCGAGCGTGAGGGAGGCCTCCGCACGAACCCGCAAGGAGGGATCCGCCATCATATCGCTGAAGGGTATCTTATCCCCGGGCGCGCCCGCATTGGCGAGCGAGCGGAGTGCTTGCACGCGAGTCTCCTCATCCTGATGGCGAAGACACGAGATGATGCTTTCCGCCGCTAGCTTCCGAGCCTCGGGAGTTCCCCGGCGGGCGATCATCCCCATGCCCCAAAGGCCATGGATGCGCTCCAATTGATGCTGCGACTTGGCGGCACCGACGAGAACAGCCAAGCCCTCCGGTCTTCTGGCCAAGTCGATCTGTGCACGCAGCCGCACACGCATGTCCGGATGCTTCAGGCAGGCGGCGACCTCGTCCGTGGGGAGCTTTCCGAATCCCTCGCGGATCAATTTCGCGGCCTCAGCGCCTTCCTTGGCACGCCATGTCATGTCCCCTGCCGAAAGGGCCAGCACCTGCCCCTTGTCGTGGGCGGTCCAGCCATTCATGAAGTCCGAGATCAGCAGCCGCCCGTCGTAGGAATACTCCACATCCGTCGCTCCGATCCCCCATACGAGCTGGCGATTTTCCGCCATCTCCATGCCAGCGCCCTTCGGCTTCATCTCGAAGGTGTAGATGCCCGAGTTTGTGCCGCCACCACGATAGTCGCAGACTTGGAAGTGATTGTCCTCGCGCTCCGTCAGGCCGGTGCCCGGGTGATAGGTGAGTCCGGATGGCCCGGAAGTGAGATAACCCGCGGCGGGCATCACGAAGGCAGGTTGACTGGCATGCGGCATCTTCCACAAACCCTCCTCCGTCCATTGAATCGGGGGGCGGTTCTCCAGCCCCAATTGCTGGTGAAAGCTCATCAGCATCTGGTGCTCCATCCGCCATCCGGAGTCGCCGCCCTCCATCAGATAGGCCACGCGTGATTCATCACCTAGCCCGCAGTTGTTATCCACGGTGAAGGGATTTCCAAAGCGATCGAAGGCGATCTCCTTCGGATTCCGCAGCCCGGTGTGGAAGATCTCGAAGCCGCTGCCGTCCGTCTCGAAGCGGAAGGCCGTGCCTTCGCCCGGATAGTGGAACTTCCTGCCCTCCTTGGTTGTCACGCTCAGACCGCGGTCTCCGGAGGTGCCGTAGATCCGTCCGTCCGGGCCCAAGGCGAATCCATTCAGATCATGCCCGGAGATAGAGACCCGCACGCCGAATCCCTGCTCCACGGTGTCCCGGGTTTCCGCGATGCCATCGCCATTGTCATCCCGCAGCGCCCAGATCCGCGGGATGCAGGCGAAGTAGGTGGTTCCTTCGAAGGCGAAGACACCCGCAGCCGTGCCATCCAGCGTGTCATTGAAACCCTCCGCAAAGACCGAGGAGGTCTCGTAGCAGCCATCGCCATCGGCATCCACCAGCTTGCGGATGAGTTCCGACTTTGCCGTGAACTTCTCAGGCGGCATCTTGTCGGACCATTTCTCGTACATCTTCCTCCGATCTTCGATGGAGGCGTTCTTCGTATCGTCCACGATCCAGTAGAGGTGATCTTGGTCATCCTCCACGCCAAAGCGGAAGCGATGGGTCTCCGCGAGGAAGATGTTGTTCTTCTCATCCACGGCCAACGCGGTGGGCGAGACGGTTTGCTGGTTCTTCCAATCCGCGACGACCTCGAGAGTCATCCCTTTTGGCAAAAGCGTGCCGGGGAGATCGGGATGGCTCACCAGCTTGTCTCTCTCGCCGTCATCCTCATTTCCCTGCGGAGGGAAAACGGGCTGCGCCTCCGCGGTGAACAGGAAGTGATCCGCCGCGATGAAGCCCCAAACACCGTCCGCATCATCCAGCAGGCGGATCTTCCCCTTGCGGCCCTTGAATTCACTCACGTCCCAGACGGCAGGCCTCATCTCCAGATCGTTCCGGCCGGAGGCTTCGCGAACCACCTTGCCATCGATCACGAGTTGAACCGACGTCCTTCCTGGCTGGGAACCGCCGCCGATGAGGAAGGCGAGGTAAGGCTGCTCGATCGTGAGATCCGGAGATGTCAGGCTGCCCTTTGAGGCATTCCCGCCATGAGCGGAGCACACGAAGTATCCTCCGGCATATCCCTTGAAAGGAGCCGCCATCTCCGGAGTCTTTCCCGAGACGGGACCTTTACCAAAGGCGTCTCCCTCCACCCGCCATTCATTGAAGCCATCGCTGTTGAAGTCCTCCAAAGCGGAAACATCCGCAAGGGTCGCGATGGTTAGAGTACAGAGTACGGCAGGGCCGACGGGCAAGGGTTTGGCAGGCATCGGGTCGAAGGATGAAAGAGCACGAGACCGGTTCTTGGGTTCCGGTCGGTCCGCCCCTGATACGAAGTGAGGATGCCGATTTCTGACGAAATATTCTCTTTTCGGATCAAAAAGGGAATCTTTCCACCGCTCAACTTGAGTTTACTAGATCCACGTCGGCGACGCGGACTCCCCGAAGCTCAAGGGCTCACCTTTCCCGGAATCTGCGGCACGAGACCTGCGAAAGCAGGCGTGATGATGAAGATCCTGCTCCTTCCCTTCGGCCTGTTAGGTTTCCTGATCTCTTCCTGCGACAGCACCGCTCCCAACTATGGCGATCC
This portion of the Luteolibacter luteus genome encodes:
- the mtnP gene encoding S-methyl-5'-thioadenosine phosphorylase is translated as MAAAIGIIGGSGLYEIEGFEKAEERVIETPFGAPSDALVGGTLAGRQVWFLPRHGRGHRLLPTEINHRANLWALRSLDVRFLICVTAVGSLKEEYHPRDIVLPDQYFDRTSRREQHTFFGNGIVAHVAFADPVSQGMRKILHSAAEGEGARVHFGGTYVNMDGPAFSTRAESETNRKLGFDVIGMTNLPEAKLARESEIALATLAMITDYDCWKVEEEPVTAEAVIAHLHANVSAAKRIISRAIPLIPQNPEWPEHRSLDGAIMTPQPLWPVETVGKLAPILRRFL
- a CDS encoding DUF7133 domain-containing protein — translated: MPAKPLPVGPAVLCTLTIATLADVSALEDFNSDGFNEWRVEGDAFGKGPVSGKTPEMAAPFKGYAGGYFVCSAHGGNASKGSLTSPDLTIEQPYLAFLIGGGSQPGRTSVQLVIDGKVVREASGRNDLEMRPAVWDVSEFKGRKGKIRLLDDADGVWGFIAADHFLFTAEAQPVFPPQGNEDDGERDKLVSHPDLPGTLLPKGMTLEVVADWKNQQTVSPTALAVDEKNNIFLAETHRFRFGVEDDQDHLYWIVDDTKNASIEDRRKMYEKWSDKMPPEKFTAKSELIRKLVDADGDGCYETSSVFAEGFNDTLDGTAAGVFAFEGTTYFACIPRIWALRDDNGDGIAETRDTVEQGFGVRVSISGHDLNGFALGPDGRIYGTSGDRGLSVTTKEGRKFHYPGEGTAFRFETDGSGFEIFHTGLRNPKEIAFDRFGNPFTVDNNCGLGDESRVAYLMEGGDSGWRMEHQMLMSFHQQLGLENRPPIQWTEEGLWKMPHASQPAFVMPAAGYLTSGPSGLTYHPGTGLTEREDNHFQVCDYRGGGTNSGIYTFEMKPKGAGMEMAENRQLVWGIGATDVEYSYDGRLLISDFMNGWTAHDKGQVLALSAGDMTWRAKEGAEAAKLIREGFGKLPTDEVAACLKHPDMRVRLRAQIDLARRPEGLAVLVGAAKSQHQLERIHGLWGMGMIARRGTPEARKLAAESIISCLRHQDEETRVQALRSLANAGAPGDKIPFSDMMADPSLRVRAEASLTLARCGQPNQIGLVRQLLVQNADQDPWLRHAGILALEKLANRGADLGALAGDDSAAVRTAVVVAMRRGGDPRIAGLVEDKSPAVADEAIRAICDEDLHALRPVVAKLLEQPLARPLAPYMLRRLLHNSFRLGDIPNLQRVLEAAGNTGLPEEIRKEALRLVSVWEISQTNDQLTGHYRPRTSLPVDEIRAALHAALPGMLKQDGMMLTAALGYMEKYQLDASSLGDADFRRIAADPSLPAAGRAKAIELLAGRSSPNLKEFLEELAGDGNDDVFIAAMSQLAVIEPRGAVAHLGKAVAGPGTPRAQRSWALLAGLSGEVVDALFLEHLSALAVASGKSFTALELLEAAEKRDSASVREALAACLGKISTSAEPLAKWNTSLEGGDAAKGFSIFSGHPIGQCVRCHRAADDAHANGGNAGPNLAGIARRHDRGFLMESILDPSASIAPGFGAIAVTFKDQSTLGGLLEGDGPEHLDIAADGKVWRVKKSDLAAVPAAISPMPPMAHGLTPREVRDLVAWLATLTEEAQNPPPKVAPEPYVPGSSATRGGG
- a CDS encoding polysaccharide deacetylase family protein; the protein is MKNPIETLGYKIFNNAQDGESGMPKLSRRTFMVISAALGSSCSMASSEKPQPGPQAAAQDPTAAPARTAPNREYRTPKVQGPVPRNPDMNLPASGGSGGITFSRVAVSQPYVAMTFDDGPHPKNTPRLLDMLRERNIKATFYVIGRNVDLYPNVLRRTVSEGHEIGNHSYTHPILSKLSDSALREELTKCRDAVARAAGVQPRTMRPPYGALLQRQRELVHSELRYPTILWSVDPLDWKRPGASVITSRINSQTTPGAIILAHDLHGGTVDAMPATLDGLLRKGYKFVTVSQLLAMAAPPAPAGPIAAGQ
- a CDS encoding L,D-transpeptidase family protein → MSFRPTPPLILLVLALCACRGEDDKKQDKAVPGTPRSEYRNLPGPARAKAAAAQVRPELESALTAKGLHFGDPVFIRAFKEEKELELWVRRRDSGKYEHFRTWDVFAMPGKLGPKQAEGDGQVPEGFYFVPPRAMKPDSDYHLAFNIGYPNSYDQAKGWTGSFIMIHGDQISIGCLAMSDEKIEEIYTLCDAAHQGGQEFFRVHLYPFRMTAERMAKAETDGSPWLDFWKNLKEGYDFFEREKTPPEVAVENGLYRLK